The DNA segment ACTGGTGAGGGTTTGATGTTGAGGAGCCTTGCGAAACAAGCAATAATTCTTCTGAAGGATAAGTTAAATGATGAAGAATATTTGAAACCTGCGATGGAGACACAAGTCAAGAGCAAGAAAGAGGTCTATGCAGGGGCGATTAATGGTGGACTTGGGAGCAATGGTATTCTGCTTAGTGGGTGCCAAACTAATCAAGTTTCAGCTGACGTTGGCTCTAAAGACAAGGCCTATGGAGCATTCACCAATTCATTACAGATCATACTTGCTGAAACAAAAGGTAAGATAAGTTACAAAGAGTTGGTTTTAAAGTCGAGGAAGTATCTTGAAAAACAAGGTTATCCTCAACGACCAGGGTTGTATTGCAGCGATAGTTACGTGAATGCTCCATTCATATGTTAAAAGAACTCGTCATGTTTGTAGTGTTCTCTTAAAATACTTGGAGTTAATTTGATGTTGAACAAGTATTTGTTGTGGTTTATGTATTGTTTGTTATAAACTCGAGTTTGATGCAAGTACAAGCAACTCTTAGGACTAGTCTGATTTATGCTGAAAAAGATTAGAACCAGATTAATGGTTGGATTGTCAGGTTAGTTACGTAAGAGGCTAATTCGAAAACTCTAACGACTCTGGTAATTAAAGTTATTAATCTTAGAAGTTACATAGCATTGCTTGATTGTCTAGCCGTcttagctcagtggtagagcgCGTGACTTTTAATCCCGTGGCCGTGGGTTCGATCCCCACAGACGGCGTTTTGGCTTTTAATAACAGTACTGTAAAGTGTAAATATCCATGTTGTGGGAAATTAGTGGTAAAATGCTAAAGCAAGTGCCACATTTATTGACGTAAAACCTGGCGAATGTCCACACAAGTGATGTCTGAAGAGTGACCCTGAGATCTATGGATGACCAAAGTCCATTTTGTGAATGCTCCATTTACATGCTACCTATTGTGCTGATTGAGTAGAGCCTCTTTCTTTCATTCATGACTGTTCTGGTATCAATGGTTGTGAGTTTTCTTTGTGCATGGTAAAATTGATGTAATTCTATGAggtaataaattttattagttaaagtgaattttattaaaaaaaatatggttaTTAGGAGTAGTACTACATATACTTCAATCATGCTTTCGTGGCTGTCATTTGATGATAAACCTGAATTAATAGATTGAGTAGCCTCAAGTACTAAATTATCAGTGTTTTGTTCGTTGTAATGTGAACATCAACTGTATATTTTTCAGTAATAATTTTATCAGCAAGTgggatttaataaataataattattatatatatatatagatagaagAAAAATGATGTTTCAACTCTTCAGCCGAAGAAATTAAATtatcttagaaaatatataattagctTGATCAGTAGAGATATCTTGtagttttatcatttttatatgtATGCATTATAtcataaaatgaaatttatttgttttctctAGGATAAAATGTTACAGAAATAAAAACTAGtttaagaaaattgtaaaatattcaaatttgttTGTTGAAAACAGATTCCACCCTTTCGTTTGTGTGCAAAGACGATAAAGTTCCATTGACTTCGGATACAAGGAATCAAAGAGACTTAGTCCCATTGGCTTGTACgacagaaggaaaaaaaaacccaTAATAATTGGCCTCACAAAAGCGACGTGCTTGCTCTATCACGAAAGGGATCCAACTAGTCATAACAACAATTGTCCATTAATTTAGCCTTTAAAAACTAATTAGTTAGacataattatacaaaattattaGACGAGTTCTTACAAGCGATCCAAGTCTTGTACGTTTTAGTTATTAACTCCACTTGACAGGGAAAAAAATGAACTCGTATCTTTCATACACACATTATAGTAGAAAACAAtgttatctattctattaaaagggaagtaGTCTTGATAAATCTACTTATATAAGTTTGTTGGACCTTTTCATTTTTAACTAAACTTATTATAAACTATCAAGTTCTATAATAACATTATTCAATAATACTTTTATACGTTATATGTAATCTGCTATTGTTACCCATATTTTCGCTCAACAGTTATTGATACACATAACATTTGTCCCCGTAATACATACGTattccaataaaaaaatttaatttgtcTCTATTCTAATAACATCAGAAGACTAATATGATACATGAAACCGAAATAATATCATAGTCAAATATCAAAGTTCACCTAATATTAAAGTACAAACCTCTACAAATGAATTATTCAGTTACACATGTTGATGGGAAACACAATGATAATTCGTAAAGTGATATCAccaattttctttattaatgtatttatgtTCGATTATTTCAGACTTGCAACTACATTCTTTTAGAATTCTGCAACATGATTTAGATTGATTCATAGTTATAGTTTGAATTACATCATTCTCATGCACTATTTGCTTACATGgcatattaattttttcttatattagaGCTCTAATGTAGATGACAATTGACAaacatatatactatattaGAAAAGGATTTTGGTGGAGCAAACTATTCAAGCGGACATGATAAAACCATGAAACAAGTTCTCTGAGGTATGTTCATGTCTTCTACATATGAGAACGATctatacaatttaaaatataattgtagCAGATTAAATTGAATATATTAAAGTTCAAAATCATCAACTGCACATTTGAGAATATACTTTTATATTCTCAGTATTTActtactaaatattttcttaatataaacCAATCATAGTAAAATgaaatctataaataatatcACGGGTACATTTATACCAGAATTTTTGGAATCCTTTACCATTTtaggttaatatttttagtccTTCAAAATGGTTACGACCAAAATATTAGGCGaacaaaatcttaaaataaaagaaatatttttagataacaaccaaaatatacttatttaaatatttcagaaaaagatatttttaacaataaattttagttttctatcaccattttcttcattaaatttaaatgatatagtAAAGgtattatcaaaattataaaagaaaacaaatcatatagttttttcaaatatatgtactattaaaaatatataaaaggtgaatcattttaaaaacaaatatcatcaaatttatatgGGTTTTTATCGGATAAACCAATAATGAATAATTTTAGGAGTTTAACGGgttatagtttttaaatatcgggttttaactaaatatgaactaaattatatatataaatcatcaGATTTGCAAGTTCGTCCGCGGGTTTGGgtcaaatatgaaaatattggtgaaaattattaaaacccCTTGAAATACTATTAATTTAGTCTAAAATATGCCAAGTAAATCTTATGTCTCATTAACTCAACTAATGTAACTCTTACAAAATACttacaaaatataaagatgGTGTTGTAACATAAGAGtttacatacaaaatatcaaatagaaaaaaattgataaaattatataattttaaacaaaaaatcatcTATATCAAATGaatttataactaaataatgtatattataATCAAAACACTAATTCATATCACATCTTTATTAACGGAAAAAAACCCGCGCTTtcgaagcgcgggtcaaaatctagtgtttGTGTTAAAAAGACGTGAGCTGATagtttatttattgttattttccTAAAGTCATACAAAAATGTGACATAGACAAGGTCCTGGAAAAGAAACACTATGTTtcattagtttaataaaaataggACGATGATTATATAAATCATCAAGGGTGGATCATTACAGGATCATAACAACTGTGAAAGTGAGTTGAAAATACCATACCATCAATGGCTAAGAGAGCGGTACTGATAGGAATCAACTACGTAGGAACAAAGGCTGAGCTACGAGGCTGCGTCAACGACGTCCGTCGGATGCATGTAAGCCTCGTTGAACGTTACGGATTCTCCGACAAGAACATCAAACTGTTGATCGATACTGATAGCTCTACGATGAAACCGACCGGCAAGAACATCCGACAGGCATTGTTGGATCTGGTTCAACCAGCTCAACCGGGGGATGTTCTCTTTGTCCATTACAGTGGACACGGTACGAGGTTGCCGGCTGAAACTGGAGAAGATGATGATACTGGTTACGATGAGTGTATTGTTCCTTCTGATATGAATCTTATCACCGGTAAGTGAAAGAACAAGAGGCGTATATGCAAGGCCTACCGAGGGTTAAGTTTATGATACTAATAATATTGactaatattgtttttttttttttttttgataattttttttttttttttttttttttatacagtaaattttatgaaattatattatcaatcactaatataattaaattagtttgTAAAGTTTTGACATAACTTatattataagaatatatatgatattagataaaacattaaaaatatattgttcaaattttgtttaaaacagCTAAAAATGTTTGATGGACTATGTGGAATTCTTTAGCGCTTTTTTACCAAATGTTTTAGCATTATTATGTTACGGTTTTACTTAAAGTCATATAAAACTTTGTGTATAATGAGATAgtaatgactaaaactagataCTATCTGTTGAATCTAATTTTCTTCTGTGACAATTTTGTTTACAGATGATGATTTTAGGGATCTTGTGGATATGGCACCAAAGGATTGTCCCATTACAATAGTTTCAGACTCTTGTCACAGTGGTGGTCTCATCGACGAAGCCAAAGAGCAGATTGGAGAGagcacaaagaagaagaagaaagactctGGAGAATCTTCAAGAACCAACAAGGAGACAGGAGTAGAAGAGACAGAGAGCAAGGAGATTACTGATTTGGGGAGCAGATCTCTTCCATTAGATACCTTGATTGATATGCTGAAGCAGGAAACAGGCAAAGATGATATCGAAGTAGGGAAAATCAGAACAACTCTATTCGATATGTTTGGAGAAGATTCAAGCCCAAAGGTGAAGAAATTCATGAATGTGATTCTAAGCAACCTACAAGAGACTACCACTGGTCAAACTAGTCAAGGTGATATATTGGAGTCAGTTGCAAACCTAACTCAAGAGTTTCTTGAGCAGAAGATAAATGATGTTGTGATACCAGCGATCCAAGAGGTCTATGCTGGTGCAATCAATGGTGCACTTCCGGATAATGGTATACTGATCAGTGGTTGTCAAACTGATCAAACATCTGCTGATGCAAGCCCACCGGGTCACCCGGAACAGGCTTATGGAGCACTAACCAATGCTATACAGATCATACTTAAGGAGACTAATGGTAAGATTAGTAACAAAGATCTTGTTTTGAAGGTTAGGAAACTTCTTAGGAAACAGGGGTTTGAACAACGACCGGGACTGTATTGCAGCGATGATTATGTGAATGATCAGTTTATATGCTGAAAGAAGTTTGGAGGGTTTGTTGGTCTGGTTTCGTGTGGAACACGTTTTCTTATTTGTGTGGTGTGTTGCTTTGGTTTGTTATTGTAACTTTGAATTTGAATAAAGTGtaacttttgttttgttcatTGGTTGTTGATTGACATTTAAAATAACTTTTCTTAAACGTGGTTATATTAGATTTTCCTGAGTTTTGTAAAAGCCTAACTTCTGTCACAAGAAACCTTGTTTTTGATAAGGAGACCATTGGTTTGACAAATAAAAAGCAAGGTGTTGAACCATGCGATGATAATGTGATAATAATAATTTAGCTATGATATAACATGGATTGTTTGCGCCTACAAGAGATGTGTACACAACAACAAGCATCATTTCCTCACAATCTATACAAGGTTTGTACGTTTTAGCTTTCGTATGGAAGAAAGAACAAGCCATTGACGTTATTTTTCTTCTCTAACTGTTAAACCAATATTGGTGGCGTTTTGgatatttttgaataattaaaatatagtttctcttaaaaataatgtaattaGTTACATTAAGATAAGACTAATTTATGaaacagaatatatatatatatggaatggattttttttttgaaacacttataTATGGAATGGATATCTTTCATTTTATGGTAATAAACATTAGTATCTTTGACCGGAAACAAAGTACACCAGTATAAAAACGTGAAGAAGAATAACGTGTAACGTCTCAcgatcaaacaaaaaacaaaataaaatttgtaaagcGGACCTTTTGAGGTATCATCAATGGCGAAGAAAGCAGTATTAATTGGAATCAACTATCCTGGAACTAAGGCGGAGTTACGAGGATGTGTCAACGATGTTCGAAGGATGCACAAATGCCTAGTCGATAGGTTCGGTTTCTTGGAGAGAAACATCACCGAGCTGATCGATACTGACGACTCTTATACCAAACCTACCGGTAAGAACATCCGACGGGCGTTGTTGAATCTAGTTGAGTCAGCTAAATCTGGAGACGTTCTCGTCGTCCATTACAGTGGACATGGGACGAGGTTGCCGGCAGAGACTGGAGAAGATGATGATACTGGTTACGATGAGTGTATTGTTCCATGTGATATGAATCTGATCACCGGTAGGTAAAAAAATGTTGAAACTGACTTTTactttgtcatatttttggTGTGAAGTTGAACTTGTTGTTTATCACTTTGATTGATTTATATGTTGCTGAGAATGGTTGAGATCAAATGAATAGAATTTGTTAGGTTTTAGAGTTCAATCTCATGTTGGAATCTGGATGAATAGAAGCATGCATGGCTTGATGTGGTGTGTCTTATCATCAATTGTTCATTCATTTCAAGATTtacaatcatttattttttattagacattttaacAACTTAAAAATCAATTCAGTTACAAGATGAAAATACACACCACCTTTAACATTTTGACAATctcttaaaactaaaataatttttacgatgAAAAGACATACTATTCCTATTGttaatagatatatattaatgttttgcTTTAGATTCACTCTTTTTagtctaaatattttttctatggTGGTTCTATTCTCAGATGATGAATTCAGGGAACTTGTGGATAAAGTTCCAAAAGATGCACGCATTACAATCATCTCAGACTCTTGTCATAGTGGTGGTCTCATAGATGAAGCTAAGGAGCAGATAGGAGAGagcacaaagaagaagaagaaaccaaagaaagAAGCTAAAGGCTCTTCAAGACATGGAATCAAAGACTTCGTGCTTGAAACTGTGGAACAAGAAGACGAAGAAACCAATATTGAAGAAAATATTGAGCTAGAAAATGGGGACAAAATCCATGTGGGAAACAAATCTCTACCTCTACAAACTCTTATCGATATCCTCAAGCTCGACACGGGCAACGATGATATCGAAGTTGGTAAAATCAGACCAACACTATTCAATGTGTTTGGAGAAGATGCATCTTCAAAGGTGAAGAAGTTCATGAAAGTGCTTCTAACAAAGCTGCAAGAAGGCGAAAATGATCATGGTGGTCTAGTGGGAATGATTGGGAAACTAACGCAAGAGTTTATTGAACACAAGCTCAACGACGATGAAGAGAACGTTGGGAGAAAGCAAGAGGTCTATGCAGGTGCAAGCAAAGGTTCTATGGCTGATAACGGTATTTTGATTAGTGGTTGTCAAACTGATCAAACTTCAGCAGACGCAAGTCCTTTAGGTCAGCCCGAGATGGCGTATGGAGCATTCACTAATGCTGTGCAGATCATACTTGAGGAGACTAATGGTAAGATTACATATAAAGAACTGGTTATGAAGGCAAGAAAGCTTCTTAAGAAACAGGGCTTTACTCAACGACCGGGCCTGTATTGTAGCGACGGTTACGTGAATGCTCCGTTTATTTGTTGATTGTAACATTCTCATAAAGTATTTGAAGTTCCGTGTTGGATAAGTTATGTGATGTCtgtattttgttgttttgttgttgtaacTTTGAATGGATTGTCAACTGTTACTTTGtcactttctcttttttttttttttttgtcatctgatggattaatattaaaacttgaACTGGAAGTACACAAAGCTGGCAAAGGTATGAAAACCCTTCCAGAGCCAATAGCCAGCATAGTAGACAATACTATCTGGAATCAAGAAAAGGACCAAGACAACAACTGATAAAGAAGGGAACAAGATCAGAAGAAACTTTTGGAGTTAAAAACAAGTATCAAGAATGAGAAGCCACGAAGATGAAAGCCGGAATGAGAGAGAAAGCGATGATGGTCTAAATTATTGGGGTGATAGCAAAGCTCCAACAACAGTTCCGATACGGAACTACGAGCACCAGCCACTCAAGAACAAGCTTCAACTGAGGGAAGCCACAAGATAACTGATCTTCACCCGAGCAGCCGACGAAGAAAAGACTCGGTTTACAATCAAACTACTCAAAGACCAATCGCGATTGAGCTAAAGCTCCACAATTCCTTACCAAGAAATCCGGAGAACCCGTCGGTTAAAAACTAAGGAACAGCACAACTTCACAGCATCAATGCTTCACAAAGACAATACTCCAATAAACCACAGGTCGAGCAAAGCCTTACCGCATACGACTCCCGGTAAGCTGCATGACGCCACAGAGGATAGATGTCAATACCAAAGACGAAGGCAAGGAGATCCTAACCGAAAACACTATGAAGACACTAGTCACTTTCTCTttagttataacttttttttatatatatttaaaatgtttatacaGTATACACCCAATTTCCAAAGCAACTGTTCGTTGGTCATTGGCTATGGATTTAATGATTTATCATACCTTTTTTAGTTGTTGACTTGTTGACCTATTAGTAATACTTCCGattgtaataaatattttatcaacCTTCGGTTTAAAATCTACCTAATAAGCAATTATTACCGACTTTTTACGGTCAATTTGTAACATTGTAAAGCAAATTGATAACGAGATCAATTTCATGGCATTGATGTGCTTGATAAAAGAAAATACGACGATAAACCAAAAAAGCGTAAAACAATAAGGTTTATGGAGTatataaaactaaagttaagatTATCAAATCAgttgtaattatattaatttcttccgttttataatataattttttaactaaacatttggatattttagcaaaaaaaaaaaggaaaactaaacatttggatacttaaaaacatatattaaaaaggaTAAATATAATTCAATTAATTATGGAAAATTGTAATGTATAATTGGTTACTTTAtcgaataaatattaaaattaaatagatatgtatacaataatttatatttaaaacaaaaatacatctaaaataatttatattatgaaatagatgggtctaaactctaaaccaa comes from the Brassica napus cultivar Da-Ae chromosome A7, Da-Ae, whole genome shotgun sequence genome and includes:
- the LOC106357418 gene encoding metacaspase-6; translated protein: MAKRAVLIGINYVGTKAELRGCVNDVRRMHVSLVERYGFSDKNIKLLIDTDSSTMKPTGKNIRQALLDLVQPAQPGDVLFVHYSGHGTRLPAETGEDDDTGYDECIVPSDMNLITDDDFRDLVDMAPKDCPITIVSDSCHSGGLIDEAKEQIGESTKKKKKDSGESSRTNKETGVEETESKEITDLGSRSLPLDTLIDMLKQETGKDDIEVGKIRTTLFDMFGEDSSPKVKKFMNVILSNLQETTTGQTSQGDILESVANLTQEFLEQKINDVVIPAIQEVYAGAINGALPDNGILISGCQTDQTSADASPPGHPEQAYGALTNAIQIILKETNGKISNKDLVLKVRKLLRKQGFEQRPGLYCSDDYVNDQFIC
- the LOC106357419 gene encoding metacaspase-5; the protein is MAKKAVLIGINYPGTKAELRGCVNDVRRMHKCLVDRFGFLERNITELIDTDDSYTKPTGKNIRRALLNLVESAKSGDVLVVHYSGHGTRLPAETGEDDDTGYDECIVPCDMNLITDDEFRELVDKVPKDARITIISDSCHSGGLIDEAKEQIGESTKKKKKPKKEAKGSSRHGIKDFVLETVEQEDEETNIEENIELENGDKIHVGNKSLPLQTLIDILKLDTGNDDIEVGKIRPTLFNVFGEDASSKVKKFMKVLLTKLQEGENDHGGLVGMIGKLTQEFIEHKLNDDEENVGRKQEVYAGASKGSMADNGILISGCQTDQTSADASPLGQPEMAYGAFTNAVQIILEETNGKITYKELVMKARKLLKKQGFTQRPGLYCSDGYVNAPFIC